The following is a genomic window from Cinclus cinclus chromosome 7, bCinCin1.1, whole genome shotgun sequence.
CTCTTCTGGGCATGGGAAACAGCTTCCCTagtgaaaacaaatacatttattaaTAACTTATCCATCCagccaaagaaaagaaaaaaaaaattagtcaaaggactaatttttaataaagttttcAATAGGGTCCATCCCAAAGCTCTTAGAAATACTTACTGATTGAAAAAGATCATATGAAGCACACGGGTAGCCTAAAAATCCATCAGGGTACATGATACTGTCCGAATAATACTTGTAACTCCGCAAGTGATTGCAAGCCACGAAGTCCCGAGTTCCTATGAAAAGATGCACCCAGGttaattctccttttctcttcccactCAAGGAAAGAAACCCATGCCATTGACGTGCATCATTCCTTCTCAAAAGCCTCATCACAATTCTCGGAGCATCAGCCACCAGGTTGGAACCTTACTTGCTTCTGCTGCACTCACGCCTTAAGGAATGTCACTGGCTCAACAGGTATAAAATGCAAACTTGAAATGCTTTGTGGAGACCGACTgtgcagctcagcccagcccccGCCCCTCAAAAAAACACTTATTCAAGCAATCTGACTGAGTTTAACAATAGAAACTAGAGCTGCCTGAAGCAGGTCTTTTGTAGGCAGCAGTTTCATTACCatgacaaaagaaaaccaaatgaaaaGTATTTAACAGTGAACTTCCTAGGGCAGTGCTGATTTGCTCCAGCTGAGggcttcaaaacaaaattattattattttggggGTGCTTAAGAAAGGGagattcttaaaattaaaataatgaatatattattttcctttgtgttacCTGTACTTTCCTGACTTTAGGTTTAAAAGAAGACCATATACTATGAAgttatttgtttgtgttttaattcCCCATTATTGATAACAAGTTTActacataaaaaaattaaaaacaaacaaaaaaaaccccaccaaaaacaaacaaacaaacaaacaaaacccaaaacacaaccaaccaaacaaaaacacccaaaaagcCCAAAACGGGGGTAGAATGAAAAAGCAATGCCTTCAGTTGAATTAAATAAAACCTGGAGTAAAAAGCTAGCCAGCTATCATGAATCATTTAATGGGTTCCCAGAGTTTAAGGTGCTTACAGTAGTGTAAGGATGAGCTCAGATAAGGTACTGAAAAATCTCCACAGTAGAATTCTTaggaattttttattaatttttaaaattttatgtgcaatttaattttgaaaggtACAAAGGAATCCTCTGATACTTCGAGATTTTATTAGAACCACGTAAAACAACAAAGAACAGTGCATTTGAGCAACTACGTGCCAATCTTTTTTTAGCTGCCCAAAAATAGACACAATGACATCACTTCAATGCAACTCTGATTGTAATCTGTAATTTAACAAGGAATCGAATTAATTGCTCTATCTCCGAAGAATTTCAGCCGAAGACTctctcccaggagcagctgtgaaCATCTTTGCCCAGTTccaccagtgctgctgctgggcaatTAGACACAAAATGCAATGTGTTCTTAAAGACCCTTCAAAGTTTTTGGCGCAGCCccagtaatttttgtttctgataTTAGATCCTTTAGAGGAAACACATTTTCCAGAGGCCAACCCTTtgccttgtttattttttaataggcTCTGGAAAAGTTTTGAGCATTTTAACAGTTTCACTGCAGTCTGCAGCTGCCATTGCTGGTGGACACACCAAAAGCTAACCTAAAACACCTGAATTAAGGAAAGATAAGTGGCTACACTTTGCAGGGTTGCCTTCCCCTGAGTTTATGATGCCAACAACACACTTACCTTCCCAGATGCCATCGAGATCTACGATCTGTGAAACAGCATTCTTTCCACAGCCGGGCATCTGCTCTCCTCCATTTGGATAAAAGTCAATATGTCCTATAGCTGGGCTCATGCCGAAACCTGGAGCATTTGAAACAGGGGTAagtatgttttaaattaatgttgTGTCACACCCGTAGCTGCTGGCTTCAAGTTTGCCCATGCACAGTGATTTAGGACAGGAGCTGTTAGTGACTAAAGGGGTGAATTTGTTACGTTCTGCCACAGCACAACAGCCTCAGTGAACAATCACAACACGTGAGTGCCACAGGGTGCAAATAATTCAGTgcagtaaataataaataatcaaTACAGTAGAGCTGCATACTTACCTAAGTAGGGGATTGTGGGAGCTGAGTCTGTGTGGATAACGTCAACAAAGTCTGCATCAGATTTATCCAGTCTGACTTCAGTTGGAGTACCTTGAAAATAAGGTTGTGCAGGGTCCAGtcctgagagaaaaagagaagtgtTATGTATAAAAAAAGAGATGCAGGTGTAGAATCATTTTACATCCCAGTGACTGATTGCATATAATAATTATCACAAACACAGTTGCCTATGGTTCCTTATATCTAAGTAATAGAGACATTAATAAAATGAGGGTGTGTGCTGTCTCTTACCAAGTGGCTTTTCTCTCACAAAGTCACCTGTGGGAAGCCTATTAAATTTTACTGCTTTACATACTTGCATGAGTATTGATTGCCAACACTTGgaattaactattttttttaatttgaatttctctttAATAACACTACTCAAACTGAGGTTACTGTGTCTGCATCCCAAGTAACTGAGCCATCTGTGTGGTTTCTAGAGTGTTTTTCTTGAGAGGACTCAGAGGAATTTGAGCTGATAGCACCCCTCCTGTTGAAACCTGCCTGCCTAGGTCGGGCTTCAGTCAGATTTTGGGAAAACATCTAGTTTTGAAACAATGATCTTTGCTTTTGAACCTAGCAGAAAATGGAATCAATTTGCTTCCCAAATTGCTGCAGCAATTTCAGGTTCTTGTAAAGTCTTGCAAATTGCACAGGTTTTGCTGCCTTGTGCCTGCATCTCTTCTTGTCCCTAGGCAGCAtattttgggtttgcttttaaactgatttttgtaGACTATTAGTCCAGGTTTCACCAAGCCTGACAtccctgaggaaaaaataacaattgAAAAGGGTTTTGTTAATAATGTCCGAAATTGTCTTTTATGTACAAAAGGCCTCTCTGCTTAATGCATAATGCCTTTGGCATTACCTACATGATGAATAAAGAGATAAACCCACAACTTTAACCTCTGGAAGTGctgaacacattaaaaaaatccctttgctGTGTAACTCGTGCGCAAGCAAAATAATTATCACAGTCTCTTCCCCCACTTACCACAGCCCTGCTTCTTGGGTTGCAGTGAGAAAGGGCTGAGTTCTACAATATTCCAATTACCCCTGACTACACTGCAGGCCACAGATACAATCACAAGGGAAGGGGAATAGCAGGGTTTTGTTTGGTGGCTTTGGtgtgagtgtggctgtgcaGTCACtggctattattattattattactatttttttttttactattaatACTTAATGAATTCTTCTTATTATTTTGGTAACGATTTATTACCAGTTATTCTGCCAATGCCCGGGCGCCTCCGGCCGGCCTCTCCAGCAGCGTGtgctcccaggctgtgcccaaTGATGTGCACGTCAGCTGGAGAGTATCCATATTCATCCTGATAAAACAGCAATAAACATTGCTATGTCCGTTTACATCAGCAACAGGGAAGATTTAAAAGGGGCTGAAAAAccacttttaattttcctgctgaCTCAGGGACTCCTATGGGATTTCAGGGTCTCTTTGCCAGTTCTGTCCAACACAGATTTTCCAAACCTCCTTGGAGGTTGCTATAGCTCCAGACAGCTCTGTCAAGAGTCCTGAGAGGCTCTGTGTCCTTCCAGAGAGCTTTTAAGATTCACAGAATGCTTGTCTGGCTTGCAAGAATAGGCCAGGCAGGAACTCTCAGTTACACCTGGCAGGTTAAGCACCAGGTACAGCTTGGGGAGGTCATGAGATGAGAGATGCCTTCAGCCTTTTGGGGGAGGAATTCAGTAGCTGCAGTGCAGATGTGGAGAGTGAGAGGTGGGTCAGAGCACTGCTAGACCCAGCACACTCCCTGGTTTTAGTTATTTATAGCTCTTTTATGGAAAATGTGTGttgaaagcaattaaattaaGAGAAGGGTTCAGACCAAGCTTCACTTCATATTTAATGTGAAACTGGCTGCAAAAGGGGGCATCTCCTGTAGATATGGGCATTGTCCATCACAGCTTTCCCTGCGGCAGCTGCTGGACCCTGCTTGacccaggcagtgctgccagcTGGTTTTCTTGTGAGCTCTTTGGTAGATTTTTGGTAGGTTCTGTCTCCATGAAAAAGAAGTTTGCCATTTCCAttatttctgcatatttaaaGTTTTACACTGCATTTGTTAACATCTACAGAGTAACTCTTTGGCTGTTCTATGAGAATGCCTTGCAGAATTTCCTCTCCTTAAGCTGGCAGGCCCTGCTGCTATCACACAGTACACTcctctaaagaaaaaaaccatttGTTTTCAGTGTAACTGATCGTGGAGCAGAGATCAATATTTTCTGCTGGTTACATCTACATTTGTGAAAGTTCCAGAGCTGTATTTGTTTCAAATCAGTGTTATAGCTATAGCTTTAGAAACAGCAGACTCTTACCATGAGAACATCCACAAAATAAGCGATTTCAGCGCCCACGACACGGATGTTGTTTGATGCCTGGGTGTACTGACACCTTGCACCTCTCTTCCAGCTCACACAGATGCAGTTCACATCTTCCACAGTAAGCATGTtctgttttgtaaaacaaaagtaaaaccCATGGTAAATAGAGTATGAGACCAGATCGTGTGGGTGGTTCTTGTTCAGCTACTTCATCTTATGTGAATTCCTATGAGAATgatttgaaaagcaaagctgtAGCATGGGTGTGTGCTCAGAGGGGTTTGTTGTGATCACACAATGCTGAAAGAGGGTGATATATAATGTAGTAATAATTTCAAATGCCCACAGcagtatttttcacagaaaggaaaacattatCAATATtgaaattttcaatttttattttcaatcaAACTTGGTATGTAACACTAAATAAGAGTTCTGCTTATGCAGCTATTCACTTCAGTGATTTAAAAGTACTACTGTAACTCAAATTCAATTAGCATATTTTTGATAGCAAAAGTCAAGTGTGGTTTTCTGATGCAGACTTTTAAGAAAGagattttatgtgttttataaGATGATGCATAAACTGTTGGTGTTCATTTTGGATTTATGGCTTTATTTGGAAATCTGTATATGCAGGCAGAGACTTTGCCACAGAATCAGAAGCCTCACTGTTCTCCATTGGGCTGGATTGTTTGGCTAAAAGCATTTTGGTTTAGCAGCTTAAATATACGGCAACAAATGAAAAAGGACCAAAAAGGCAATAAAGTGTCTGTGACCATGCTAGAAGCAGTAAAAATCAATATGCAGATAGGATTATTGCTTAATGGGAAGGAAAGCAAGTAACAGATACACATAAGAGGATCAATGTATTCACAATCCCATTTGCTCCACCCTTTATTGAAAAGATTCACTGAGACCAATTTGTTTCTAAATATAAACTAGAGTATTGTGATAAAACAGAGGCTGCTGTAATAGTTGAATTTAAGGATTTATCTCATGCCTCTACATCCTGGAAAATTGATCAAATGGATTTAAGGGACAAGCTGAAAAAACCTGAGATCATTGTCATTGACTGTGAAGTTCCAGGAAACAAACCTCTATTTTAAGAGTGTAAAATGTAagacagaaaattataaaaacataaaTCTGCTTCTGATACTTTAAACAAATTATTATCTGACAAATCCAACAATTATtcatcatttttctttcttttggtcTAGCATCAAAAAGAAACAGACAATGGGGATgcaataaatgcaaaataccttgattttaatttcatattgcTCCTCATACTGTTCTCATAAGTAAAATCggaatacattattttttaaagttgtaGTTGTGTTAATGGTTGAAAAACCTTATCCTGAAAATGCCCTCAGttggtattttgttttgtgttgcaTGAATAGAGGCTTTCATTAACTCcagctgcaattaaaaaaagCATGTTTGGAAGACTTGAGAAAACCATAAGCTGGAATTGCACTTTGCATGGGGACAGGGTTAAGAAATAGTTTGTGGAATTAGCACAAAAATCAATATAGCAGAGTGCTTTACTGCATTCAGTGCTCATTGCAAGAGCTAGATGGAAAGCTTTATTTGAAATGCTCCCCTTGAGGTCCTCTTTGGATGTacatttttatgtctttttattgcttttggTAATGGCCAGCCCACGTGGCAGCCAAAACCTTCCTGATAGAGCTTCCACAAGAGAAACCATCCCTTAGCTGGAGAAATAGGATGCAGGAACTATGAGTCTGCTGTTATTTCTGCAATCACCCTGACCCGAGCCAGTATCTTGCTCCAGGGTTTGTGTTCTTTTTACCAAGAAAAAGAGTAAGTCAAATTTACTGAGTCAAATCACTTGTCACTCACTTCACTGAAGAGAAAAGCTGAACGGATTTTGCTTCATTATTTCCTCAAGGTGCAAAGCTACATATTCCATTTGGTAACAATCTGAAAATGTGAACTAttttttgcttcttatcacTACAAATACCATGAGAAAAACTGGTTAGAAATAGAGAAAACAGTGTTTATAAATGCAAACTAAGGGTGTCCCTTTGGTACCTACCTTGCACATATCTGACAGCCAGTTTTCTTCTCCATTGTCTACAAATCCATGTACAATAAATCTGGTCTTCCTGCTTGCATTAAAATTTGAGGCCTCAATTGTTGACTTCTCAACAGCAGACACCTCCTACATTAatgtagattttaaaataattaaattagcATAGATAAGAACTTAATAGACCTTTAAATCTGCTTTCTGTAAATAAGTTATCAAAATTGCAAAGACCTGAACTGTGCTTATCTGTGCAGGTGTCTAAAAGTTATGCAATGTTGAACTCATCTGAGAGTGCACATGAAAGCTTATGTGTATCTCTGTTTGAAGCAAGTTTTGACACCCATCTTAGGGCAGACAAGACTTCAGCGTGTTTTGATTTtatctgtagaaaaaaaattactccaaaGTTCTCAGTTTCCCAGTAGCTCACAGTGGGGCCCTGCTAAGGAGCTGGAAGAGGTGATCTTTTGAATGAAGTGGAGGTTTGGCCACTTTTTAACACTTTTCAGGAACACAGCAGGACTATGTTTATCAACAATTTTTTGCATGCGATTCACTAATGTTTAAACCACAGAGGTTCTTACTTGAAAGTCATCAGGGTTTTCTCTAGTGTACAGGAGGAAGCGAGTGTCTATGCTCTCTGGTTTCCAGGGTAATTTGTAGATTGGCCTTTCTGTAGTCCCAGACCATGGTATATCATCTGTGAAGCACCCAagcctttcaaagcaaacttcATTCCCTGTAGCATAAAGACCAAAACAATAATGTGTGAATGAGCAAAGAAATAGAGCAGTCAGAACTCATAGCATAGCTTCTCTGGGggtctttatttttccttgaaaatccCAGAGTTTACGAAAAGCCAAGACCTGCAGTTGCCCTTTCCCGGATGTTGAGAGGCTGCAGTTTGCCCCAGGGAGACAAGCCACCCAATTACTCATCAGCAAAGTCTTCAGAGGAGTTCCTCTGGGTATCCTGTGCAATACCTTGGGTGTCCTCCCCCAGCTGTTGCTTTGCCCAAGCCAGAAAGAGCTGAATGAGTTTCTCCTAATGCCAAGCCAAAATATTGCAGATAATCAGCAATAAACCGAGGCTGTGCTGAACAGCTGACTGCACATGAGAACTCTTATACTACACAAGCCAGTGTCTTCTGCTAAATGCAAAGCTATGCCCTCATTAGACGGCCTTCAGCCCGTGGCCCTggctttttttctatttccatcACTAATAAGAGTACAGGAAATAATTCCCTCTGTTTAGTAGGGCAGCAGCTTGGTTCTCTGACGGGAAACACACACATCAGCTTTTCCTGCTCGCTCCTAGGGCAGAAATCCCAGACTGGAGAAGAAAGGTAGCATGCACACTCTCATCTCACCATTCCTATATGGAAAAGTGAACCACATTAACCTCAATTAGTAAATTTTAAGGCACCAGGGTGTAGAATAATACCTAGAAAATAGGTGGAAAATACAGCAGCATAGAAAGGCAATACAAACACTAACCCCATATGCTTACCTTCTGCTGCGCTGAGCAGAAACAGGGCAAGAATCCAAATTCCAAGCATCTggaacaggagaaaaagaagcagcTAGGATTTGCTAACCCACTCATTTAGCAAGCACACTCAGCCCCCTGGTGCTGAATTTTCTCAAGGTGAACAGAGTACCTGTTTTTTCTGCAGGACGTATCCCTGGCTGCTGTGTGTGCCAGCCAGGTGTGAGTCAGCCTTGTGTTTGCTTGCTCCACGAGAGATTGGGGACCATAAATATACAAAAGCATAGCTTAAGTCCAGGGTGACTTTTTCCCTGTTGAGGATACGCTTCTAATAAGATGTATAGGAGCTACTTTAGAATTAGCATGAGGACTAGGGAACATGAGCTGCCATTCCCCTTCACACTCCCGTGCTGTGAGAAGCCACAAATCTAacaagcacaaggaaaaacccCCAGACCTGAACTACTTACGATGCAGCCTTGGAGCTCCTGGCAGTAATGTGCAaactttgcatgtattttttataGTATGCTTTATCCTTGGAAATGTTCCTAGAAAGATAGGAATATTTGTTTCAGATTATGGTTTATAGATAAGATGGAAAACAACTTTGATGGTTGGCTTCTCTGATAACTCAAAAATCCATGGGCATAGATTTCTTGAATCGGTGAGCTGGATCCCACAGCATGATTTGAGCTCCAGAGGCTGGTAATTCCCAGGCAGCAACTCATCAGGAGTAGCCCATGAAGGAGAATTATATGGATCCGTGTGTCTTGTCTTAGCTGGGGAGGCTTTTATTTTGGTGTTGTGCAGTTGGGGTTATAGTAGATAGTAGACATAGTATAGGAGATCTACTGGGGGAGTTAGTAGGGAATCACATAATTTTTAAGTCCCATTCCTTTCCCTGTATCGAATGACTTCAGATGTGAAATGCTCCTGTTTTCTGAGTGTTTCGATGAAGGCTTATCCGTTTCAGAAAACTCTTATTTGGCTTGGTATATTCTTTTCACAGTGAAAGAATCTGACCTTCTCCTGGCatccttttaatttccttggTGAAATAAGTGGATTTAGAAAGACAATTGTGTAATCCCTAGGGTCCTTTCTGTACTATCCATGGAATCCAAGCTTTGAGAAAAGTTTTGAGTGATGAACTGAGAGCAAACACACTGGAAACATATACAAATAACATCCAAAATTCCCCCGGACACTGGGATATGGCTGGAATGCTACAAAGCTCTGTAGATTGTTCCAGTAGAAGCATCAACTAAAAGGTGAAAAGCAGCCTGTGCAAATGCACAAGACCAGGTCTGGCAATCCCTTGGACCTGTTTGTCTCTAGGAGAAGGCTCTAAGTGAACTCAAGAAGAAATGAGACCTGAGCTGACTCCCCTTAGAGAGCTTAGTCAGCTTGGCTAGGCTTTATGGCCTTAGATGTTTGCAGAGTTGATGTTCCCTGATCTCCACTTCTGGGAATGACCAAATGGATACCAGGTGTTTCACTGCTGTCATTGGTGCTACTGGAGTTTATTTCTTTAAACAGctaagtttcatttttttgtcaAGATACCACCTTTGATATTGATTTAGAGCTCAGTGTTGCTGTATTTAGTTGAAGTAGGATTTTGGTTTGTAAATAGGTGTGTATCAGTGGAATCAGAACATGCCCCAGTGCATTGACAAGACTTAACACTTGctcaaaataagtttttttaacaatttttcCCATTCAATTTAAGAGCTGGTGGAAAAGATTTGAGTTAGGATTTTATCCGTTAGTCTGCTGCTCTTATTCAATACTGCAATAACCCAGGTCAGACAGAACAAATAGACAATTCCTTAGGCTACGGTCAGTTGGATTTCAGCTGCTTGCCTCTCCTTTGGGaaggctgtgcagggctgggatgcagCCCAGTCTGAGCCTGGAGGAGATGATCTGGTCCTTGTGGCCTCACAGCTGGGGGCtttggaggaaggatgggttttgattaaaaaaaaaaaaagaagttataaACCAAGGCACAGCTATGTTTCTCCAATCCTGAAGAAGGTGTAGTCTGGAATGGGaagcaggcagaggagagaaCTGGATTTCTGGTATTTCAGGATGCTGTGGCTCTCTTGGGACACTGTGGAGCTTCCCAGCATTGTTCACGTTTTCCTTGCCATGTGCCAATTCCCCAGGAGACTTGCAGGACTCAACTGCAGGTCCCTCTGGCTGAAAATCAGACTTGTGTTTAtatatgcttttaattttttacacACTTGTGTTTAATTAAGGATACAACAGggttcttgtttttttttaattcattcagAAGTCTATACTCATATATGTGTTCTCATGATATTTCTACCTCTACTTCTTAGAAGTTTATCTGCCCAAGTGCTTGCACGTCATTTAtcaaagggggaaatgggagtAAATAAATTAGTAactcttccttcctcttctttagTCCAGTCTTTGGGTTTTATAGGAAAAATATCCACTGCCTTGGTCTCttacagctgcaggaggaggctcaCTCATGCCACGCTTTGCAGAGCAGTGATGGTAATTTTTAATGACCAGGTTTTGCAAAGCCTGGTTACTCAGAGTTTCCCTTCAGGATTCTCAGTGGCCACTACAAATGATCGTGTTTGAAACTAAACAGtatccaggagctgggattcaAGGTTTAGTTCCTTCCAAAGTGGGGAGCGCTTGAGGTTTGCCTTATCTGCATTTTCCAAGCAGGTGCAGGtgcacagggctgtgctcacTGCAGGGATAACCTGgccttgtgctgctcctgcctcatcCCAA
Proteins encoded in this region:
- the LOC134045924 gene encoding inactive pancreatic lipase-related protein 1-like, which gives rise to MLGIWILALFLLSAAEGNEVCFERLGCFTDDIPWSGTTERPIYKLPWKPESIDTRFLLYTRENPDDFQEVSAVEKSTIEASNFNASRKTRFIVHGFVDNGEENWLSDMCKNMLTVEDVNCICVSWKRGARCQYTQASNNIRVVGAEIAYFVDVLMDEYGYSPADVHIIGHSLGAHAAGEAGRRRPGIGRITGLDPAQPYFQGTPTEVRLDKSDADFVDVIHTDSAPTIPYLGFGMSPAIGHIDFYPNGGEQMPGCGKNAVSQIVDLDGIWEGTRDFVACNHLRSYKYYSDSIMYPDGFLGYPCASYDLFQSGSCFPCPEEGCPNMGHYADKFKGKFKSGFVKLYLNTGETKDFPLWRYKITVTLSGKSQVRGYINVALYGNDGNTKQHQITKGSLKPDNTYTAYIDAEVNVGEVTKVKFLWNNNWINPTLPKLGAATITVEAGETRKEYRFCGSGTVREDVLQTLTAC